The sequence below is a genomic window from Cedecea neteri.
CCGGATAGCAGGGAATATGCACGCCTTTGTTCTGCACAAAGGTTTCAAACGCCTGCTGGGTAATGCCCGCTTCGGTATCGATGGCGATGTAAAACAGGCTGAAAACCGGCGTGGTTGAAGAGTGGCTCATGGGTTACTCCTGCTCTGCGTCGGCTGAGATGAACTGGGTGTTAATGATGGCTTCAACCAGCGTGACGCCGATGGGCGTCAGCGTGACTACGCCGTGCTCAATTACCACCAGTTCTTTTGCCTGCAGCTTTTCCAGCGTCGGTTTGATGATGCGGTTTTCAAAAAAGCTGTTGCCGTTGAAGCGTGTCGCGAACACGGCGTCGTCCACCGGAATGAGCGTGGAGAGGGCCATTTTGAAGGCGTTAACTTCGCGCTGTTCCGGTGAAATACCGTGGCTTTCTTCGATAGGTAGGCGGCCTTCGTCGAGGAACTGCTTGTATTGCTTATAGCCGGTGATGTTGATGGCTTCGGCGCGGGTGCACTTCGAACTGCCACCCAGGCCGATAGCAACTTCGGGATACTGCTTGTCGAGATCGGTGATCAGTCCTTTCCACTTTTCAGCTTCCAGGTGGTTCTGGTGGAAATACATCGTGGGGTGTTCGCGATAGCCCTCGGTGAGGTATTTCTCGACCAGCTCGCGCATTTGATATTGCTTGCCCAGCCCCGGGAACGTCATGTTGTTCATGTTGATCAGCCCTTTTTTCTGCCACAGGCTTTCACGCTCGCCGGAAACGCCGGTGCGCGTTTTCATGAACTCTTCCATGTGCAGCTTGGTACAGACGACGTGGGAGAGATCCAGCTCCAGGGTGCGCTCCATGTCGTACTTCACGTCATCCACGGTTTGGCCCAGCATGCCGTAGATGAGATCGACGCTGACCCACTCGATGCCCTGTTCCCGGGCGCTGCGGATGGTTTCTTCACACTCGTCGGCGGTGTGCTGGCGACCACAGGCGGCAATAATGGCGTCGTTGAAGGATTGGGTGCCGAAACTGATTTTGCTGAAGCCCAGCTCTTTCAGAATGCCGATGTATTCGCGGTTTAATGTCCCTGGTTCGCCTTCAAAGCGCAGCGTTGCCGCCGAGAAATTAAAATGCGTGTAATAGAAGTCCATCAGCCGACGCAGCTCCGGCTCCGGGAGCAGGGAAGGCGTGCCGCCAAAGATATTGAATTCGCCAATTTCCGCTTTTGACAGACTCGGCACTTTTTCCAGCCACATCTTCGCTTCTTTAATGTTGTAGTCCACCAGATCCCGGAAGACGCCTTCCGCCGAAGGCGATTTTGGATTGAGGATCACCGTTGGATACTGGCAGAAGTGGCAGCGGTAACGGCAGGTGGGAATATAGGCCCACAGATGGATCTGTTTCGCAGCCCGAATATCGTGCTCCATATCGGCAAAAAACGATTCCAGCGGGTAGTGCTCAATGTCACCGGGAAAAACATGGCAGCCAAAAGGATCTTTATGGACGTAGTCCAGAAAAGCCTCGTTCTCCGGCTGGAGGAGGAAGTCGTAAACTGCCGGAACCGGATAAGCCGGGTCGAGATCTTTTAAGGACGCGAGAGCTTCGGTATTCATCAGAAAACACCTCCGTTGGCAAAGTAGTTGTGGGCTTCACCGGACTCGCGATCTTCACAGAAGTACCAGACAAAGCGTTCGAAATCTTTTTCCGCGACGCTGTCAAAGCAGGCCGGAAGCGGTGGCGCAAAACCAATGTCCTCCCCGACGGCGTTGCGTAGCGCGGTGAATATCTCGTGGCGGAACTCGAAATAGAGCCGGTAGGCCGGCGTTTTGTAGCTATGGATTGGCTTGAAGTCGATGATGCTCATTTCACGCTTAATAGCGTGAATACGCTGATAAAGCCGCTCTGCAACCTGCGGGGAGAAAAAGGCTCGCACCCGCTCGTTCTCCAGCAAAATGTGCGGATTCAGCAGGGCCG
It includes:
- a CDS encoding radical SAM protein, which gives rise to MNTEALASLKDLDPAYPVPAVYDFLLQPENEAFLDYVHKDPFGCHVFPGDIEHYPLESFFADMEHDIRAAKQIHLWAYIPTCRYRCHFCQYPTVILNPKSPSAEGVFRDLVDYNIKEAKMWLEKVPSLSKAEIGEFNIFGGTPSLLPEPELRRLMDFYYTHFNFSAATLRFEGEPGTLNREYIGILKELGFSKISFGTQSFNDAIIAACGRQHTADECEETIRSAREQGIEWVSVDLIYGMLGQTVDDVKYDMERTLELDLSHVVCTKLHMEEFMKTRTGVSGERESLWQKKGLINMNNMTFPGLGKQYQMRELVEKYLTEGYREHPTMYFHQNHLEAEKWKGLITDLDKQYPEVAIGLGGSSKCTRAEAINITGYKQYKQFLDEGRLPIEESHGISPEQREVNAFKMALSTLIPVDDAVFATRFNGNSFFENRIIKPTLEKLQAKELVVIEHGVVTLTPIGVTLVEAIINTQFISADAEQE